Proteins from one Triticum aestivum cultivar Chinese Spring chromosome 7A, IWGSC CS RefSeq v2.1, whole genome shotgun sequence genomic window:
- the LOC123148714 gene encoding exocyst complex component EXO70A1: protein MGMDQGAEEARRMASLQAARSALRAGVERSRALSHALARTGARVGEIQARLAATEAGVRPIRAPRDALEGAGPNIDRAVGPAAAVLKVFDAVHGLEPPLLAGAAAREDLPGYLALVARLEEALRFLADNCGLAVDWLSDIVDYLGKRSLADPRFVAGLAGALSKLKGVPAADLDAGLLTAALDVLEAEFCRLLAEHSAPLAMQEDPDKAKPAPASITPPRIPAAAVQKLGLTLDRLAANGRLSYCVAAYADARGDTVSASLHALGLDYLQDQTQDAQALSPSVELWGRHLEFAVRHLLEAERKLCVAVFERWPEAAAACFADIAARAGILDFLKFGRAVADAKKDPIKLLRLLDVFDSLSKLRLDFNRLFGGKACLEIQSRTRELVKRVVDGSVEIFEELLVQVELQRKMPPPADGGVPGLVTFVPKYCNQLLGEQYRPVLTQVLTIHRSWRKEAFNDKMLVDAVHNIVKALEANFDTWAKAYEDKTLSSLFMMNTHSHFFKHLKSTKMGEILGDEWLREHEQYKDYYSALFLRESWGTLAPLLSREGLILFSKGQATARDLVKQRLKSFNASFDEMYQKQSAWIIPDKDLQQRVCHLVVQAIVPVYRSFMQNYGPLVEQDISASKYVKYSAEGLDKMLSTLFMPKLRTRRTASMQIRNSNGKIASAVTGLQRSASTLQ from the coding sequence ATGGGGATGGATCAGGGGGCGGAGGAGGCGCGGCGGATGGCGAGCCTGCAGGCGGCGCGGAGCGCGCTGCGGGCCGGGGTGGAGCGGTCGCGGGCGCTGAGCCACGCGCTGGCGCGGACGGGGGCCCGGGTCGGGGAGATCCAGGCGCGGCTGGCGGCCACGGAGGCCGGGGTGCGCCCGATCCGCGCGCCGCGGGACGCGCTCGAGGGGGCCGGCCCCAACATCGACCGCGCCGTGGGGCCCGCCGCGGCCGTCCTCAAGGTGTTCGACGCCGTGCACGGCCTCGAGCCGCCGCTCCTCGCCGGGGCCGCCGCCCGGGAGGACCTCCCGGGCTACCTCGCCCTCGTCGCCCGCCTCGAGGAGGCGCTCCGCTTCCTCGCCGACAACTGCGGCCTCGCCGTCGACTGGCTCTCCGACATCGTCGACTACCTCGGCAAGCGCAGCCTCGCCGACCCTCGCTTCGTGGCCGGCCTCGCCGGGGCGCTCTCGAAACTCAAGGGCGTCCCCGCAGCCGACCTCGACGCCGGCCTCCTCACCGCCGCCCTCGACGTGCTCGAGGCCGAGttctgccgcctcctcgccgagcaCTCTGCTCCGCTCGCGATGCAGGAGGACCCCGACAAGGCCAAGCCCGCACCCGCCTCCATCACGCCGCCGAggatccccgccgccgccgtgcagAAGCTGGGCCTCACCCTTGACCGCCTCGCCGCTAATGGGCGGCTCAGCTACTGCGTGGCGGCGTACGCCGACGCTCGCGGGGACACGGTGAGCGCCAGCCTCCACGCGCTCGGCCTGGATTACCTGCAAGACCAGACGCAGGATGCTCAGGCGCTGAGCCCGAGCGTCGAGCTCTGGGGCCGGCATTTGGAGTTCGCGGTGCGCCACCTATTGGAAGCTGAGCGGAAGCTCTGTGTTGCTGTCTTCGAGCGCTGGCCAGAAGCCGCGGCCGCTTGCTTCGCGGACATTGCGGCGCGCGCTGGAATTCTTGATTTCCTCAAGTTTGGCCGTGCCGTGGCTGATGCCAAGAAGGACCCCATCAAGCTCCTGAGGCTGCTTGATGTGTTTGATTCTCTCAGCAAGCTCAGATTGGACTTCAACCGGTTGTTTGGTGGAAAGGCATGCCTGGAGATCCAAAGCAGGACCAGAGAGCTTGTGAAGAGGGTGGTGGATGGCTCTGTTGAGATTTTTGAGGAGTTGCTGGTGCAGGTGGAGCTGCAGCGCAAGATGCCACCCCCAGCTGACGGCGGAGTGCCAGGCCTGGTTACCTTCGTCCCCAAGTACTGCAACCAGCTCCTTGGGGAGCAATATCGGCCTGTGCTCACACAAGTGCTCACCATCCACCGCAGCTGGCGCAAGGAGGCGTTCAACGACAAGATGCTCGTCGATGCAGTGCACAACATTGTTAAGGCCCTGGAGGCCAACTTCGACACATGGGCAAAGGCGTATGAGGATAAGACACTGTCATCTCTCTTCATGATGAACACACATTCGCACTTCTTCAAGCACCTGAAGAGCACTAAGATGGGGGAGATCTTAGGCGATGAGTGGCTCCGGGAGCATGAGCAGTACAAGGACTACTACTCGGCATTGTTTCTAAGGGAGAGCTGGGGAACGCTTGCGCCGCTGCTGAGCAGGGAGGGTCTGATCTTGTTCTCCAAGGGTCAGGCTACAGCAAGGGACTTGGTGAAGCAGCGGCTCAAATCGTTCAACGCCAGCTTCGATGAGATGTACCAGAAGCAGTCCGCGTGGATCATACCGGACAAGGATCTGCAGCAGAGGGTGTGCCACCTTGTGGTGCAGGCTATAGTGCCTGTTTACCGTAGCTTCATGCAGAACTACGGGCCGCTTGTCGAGCAGGACATCAGCGCGAGCAAGTACGTCAAGTACAGCGCTGAAGGCCTTGACAAGATGCTTAGCACCCTCTTCATGCCGAAGCTTAGGACTAGGAGGACTGCAAGCATGCAGATCAGAAACTCAAATGGCAAGATTGCCAGTGCAGTGACTGGGCTGCAGCGGAGTGCTTCAACATTGCAATAG